GGTGAGCCGGGCACGCAGCTGACGCTGCGCACGTTCCACATCGGTGGAACGGCGGCCCGTATCGCCGAGCAGACGGCGCGCAAGTCGAAGGTCCCGGGAACGATCGAGTACGGCGATCGCCTCGTGGTTGTCACGAACGCCGAGGGTCAGAGCGTCGTCACGTCGTACGAGGGCGAGATCCTGATCAAGGCGTCGTCGGACCGGAACGCCGGCGTCGCTGCGCGCCTGCAGGTGCCGTTAGGCGCCATCCTCATGGTGAAGGATGGAGACGATGTCAAGCGCGATCAGGTAATCTTCAGCTGGGACCCATACACGAACCCGATCATCGCCGACGTCGAAGGCACGATTCGCTTCGTCGACATCGTCGAAGAGGAATCGGTCTCCGAGGAGCTCGACGAGCTCACGGGATTGCGTCAGCGGGTGATCATCGAAGATCGCGAGAAAAAACTCCACCCGCACATCGAGATCGTGCAGGAGAAGGCCGGGAAGGAGAAGCGCGTGCGTGACTTCGTCATCCCGGTGGGCGCGCAGCTCACGGTGGACGACGGACAGAAGATCGGCGCGGGTACGACGATCGCGAAGGTGGGTCGTGAGGCATACAAGACGCGCGACATCACCGGTGGTCTCCCCCGCGTCGCGGAACTATTCGAGGCGCGTCGGCCGAAGGATCCGGCGACGATCTCCGAGATCGACGGCGTGGTGCGCTTCGGCGAGATCAAGCGCGGCAAGCGCGAGGTCCGCGTCCATCCAATCAACAAGGACGGCTCGATCGACGAGACGGTGGAAGCACAGACGTACGAGGTCCCCGCGGGCAAGCACTTGCGCGTGCACGAGGGCGATCGCGTACGAGCCGGTGACCGCTTGTCCGAAGGACCCGTGAATCCGCACGACATTCTGCGGATCAAGGGCCCGCGTGCGGTGCAGGAGTATTTGCTCAACGAAGTGCAGGAGGTCTACCGCCTGCAGGGCGTGAAGATCAACGACAAGCACATCGGCGTCATCGTTCGGCAGATGCTGCAGAAGGTTCGCATTCTCGAGCCGGGCGAGACGGAGTTCCTCGAGGGCGAGCACGTGGACAAGCAGGTCTTCCGCGAAGTCAACGATCGCTCGAAGAAAAAGAAGGAGTCGCCATCGACGGCGGAGCCGCTCCTGCTTGGCATCACGAAAGCGAGTCTCACGACGCAGTCATTTATCTCGGCGGCGTCGTTCCAGGAGACCACGCGCGTGCTCACCGACGCGTCGATTCGTGGCGCGAAGGACGACTTGCTCGGTCTCAAGGAGAACATCATCATCGGTCACCTGATTCCGGCGGGCACGGGCATGTATCGGTATCAGGAGGTCGATCTCGACCTGCAGCCACCCGAGGGATCGGAAGGTTTCGCACCGCTGCCTGCGACGCCGGAACCGGAGCTCAAGTCGATCTTCTCGATAGCGGAGGAGGAGGGCGGGGGGGATTTCACCGCCACACCGCGGCCGTCGTTGCCGAGAGAAGCTCGCTAAATTGCTCTCCACAGGAGAAAGCGCCAGCCGATTGGCTGGCGCTTTTTTCGTATGGCGATTGGTAAGTTGACGCGGCGAGCCCCAGGCGCAAGTTCACTCCATGCTCGGGCCGCTAAGGACGTACTTCGACCGACTCGCATTGCGCGCCGTGCATCGCTCCGGTGCTCGTGTCGATCGGTACAAGCTCGCCAGGCGCTCCTTCGTTAGTGAGCAGTTACTCAACGACCCGGTCATCGCCGACGCCGTCAGGCGACACGCCGCCGAGCAGGGGATCGTCGAGGCGGAGGCATGGGGCGTCGTCCATCGCTACATCGACGAGATCGTCCCCTTCTTCAACATCATCGCCTACTACCAGCTCGGTTATCGCGCGGCCGGCTGGCTACTCGATCTCTTTTACAAGGTGTCGGTCGAGTACGCGGACCGCGCGCGGCAAGAGCAGCTGCCGCGCGATGCGGTCCTCGTGTATCTGATGAACCACCGTTCCAACGCCGACTACGTTCTCGTGAGCTACGCGCTCGCCGGCGACGTCGCGATCTCGTATGCGGTGGGCGAATGGGCGCGCGCCTTTCCCCTCGAGCATCTCTTCAAGGCATTCGGTTCGTACTTCGTGAGACGGCGCTATCGCGAGGCGCTCTATCACGCAGTACTCGAACGCTACGTGCAGCTGATTACACGCCAGGGAGTTACTCAAGGGATATTTCTCGAGGGCGGTCTCACGAAGGACGGCAAATTGCGTCCACCGAAGATTGGGTTGCTCGATTACGTGCTCGGTATCGCGCGCGATCCGGCGTACCGATCGCGGCTGTTCATCGTGCCCGTTGCCGTCAACTACGATCGTGTACTCGAGGATCGCACGTTGCTGCGCGAGCTCGCTACCGCCGACGGGCACCCGCACACATCGAAATTCAAGCAGCTGCGCGAGGTGGTGCACTACCTCTGGTGGAATTCGGCGCGACTCGTCACGCGGCGATGGAAGCGTTATGGGCGAGCCGCGGTCACCGTCGGCGCGCCGATCGCGCTGGACGAGTGGTTCGCGCGCGAGTCGACCCTCTTTGATTTGCCGCGCGCGCATCGGCTCGCACGCGTGCAGGCGCTCTGCGACGAGATCATGGTGCGCATCGGGCAACTGGTCCCCGTGACTTCAGTGCCGTTGGCCTGCGCGGCGATCCAGAGCATCGATCGCGACTTCATCCCGCGTTCGCTCCTCCTCGATCGAATGACGGAAATGCGCGCGGTGCTGGTCGAGCTCAACGGGCGAGTTATCCGCGCCGATCGGGACATAACGGAAACGTGGGAGCGCGCTTGGCGAATGTTGCGCATGCGCCGCGTGTTGCTCGAGACGGGAGACGGGTACACGCTCTTGCCGCGCAACCGCGAGCTCGTTCGCTATTACGCGAACAGCATCGCACACCTGCTGGGCCCCTACGAGTCTGCGGTACGAGCCCGTGACGCACGCCCGACCGGTGAGTTCGCGGCGCCGGATCTCGCGGGGCCCCACGGGGCGTCCAAGGCGCCGTGAGTTGGTGCTAACAATTCCTGCTGGACGAATGTATGGACGGTCCTTAGGTTACTCGCGGCGCTCCCGAAACGGGAGCACGTGCCGTCCACGCTCGCAGCGTGGCAGTACTCGCTGAGCAGTGCCTAACGAGCATCGCCTCGTCTCGGCACGTTGCTCGTCGGCACCCTAGCGTTCACCAAGACCCGTTCCCCCGCCATGAACAACAGAGTGGCCCTCGCGGCGTTGATGGGGATATTCCTCATCGCCGCACCAGCTCATGCGCAGCAGAAGACCATCACCGGCAGAGTCATGGCCGAGGGCGGCAATCCGCTCCCCGGCGCGCAGGTGGTCGTCAAAGGCACGCGCACCGGTACCACTACCAACGCGCAAGGCAACTACACCATTCGCGCCGACGTCGGACAGACCCTGCAGTACCGCTACATCGGAACCGCGCCCCAGGAGCGTGTCGTCGGCACCGCGGATGTCATCGACGTGCAGCTGAACCACGTTGCCACGAACCTCGACGCGATCGTCGTGACCGCGCTCGGGCAGACGGCACAGGTGCGCACGCTCGGCGCCGCGCAGCAGACCGTCGAGGGGACGAAGGTCGCCGAAGCGCAGCGCGACAACTTTGTCAACTCTCTCGAGGGACGCGTGGCCGGCGTGACGGTCAACAGCACCTCCGGCACACCGGGCTCCTCGACGCGGATCACGATTCGCGGCATCAGCTCGATCAGCAGTAGCAACCAGCCGCTATTCGTCCTCGACGGGTTGCCGATGGATAACAGTACGATGAACACTGGCGTCCTCGGCTCGGACCAGCCCGGCTCGCCTTCGGCCTTCAGCAACCGCGGCGTGGACTTCACCAACCGCGCCGCGGATATCGACCCGAACGACATCGAGTCGATTACGGTGCTCAAAGGGCCGGAAGCGGCGGCGCTCTACGGTATCGATGCGGCCAATGGCGCCATCGTCATCACCACGAAGCGCGGCCGCGCGGGCACGCAGTCGCTCACGTACAGCAACAGCTTGCGGGTCGAGAGCGTGCGGAAGTCACCTGATGTTCAACGCGTCTACCAACTCAGCGGGGCGATCGTCACGGGCGGCTTCGGCGGCGCTGGCTTCCAGTACTTCGGTGCTCCATACCCGGCCAACACGCAGTTCTACGACAACATCGGAAGCTTCTTTCAGAGTGGCTTTACCCAGACTCACAACCTTGCGTTCAGTGGCGGTGCGGCGGACGGCCGTCTCACCTATCGCATCGCGGGGGGCGTCGACCGCAACAACGGTGTCGTGCCCAATTCGACGTACGACCGCATCAACGTGACGGGCGCGTCGACCGGACAGGTGACCAACTGGCTGTCGGCCGATCTGTCGATGCTCTACTCGAATGCGGTGAACAAGCAGCCCATGAAAGGCGACGACGGACCGCTCGTTGGACTTCTGGAATGGCCCGCCAACGACAACGCGGCGGACTTTCTCTCAGCAGCCGGAACGCGGCGTCGCCTAACGCTTCTCACGGCCGGATCGGAGATCGACAATCCGTACTACAATGTCTACAAGAACAGGAACAACACCACGAACAACCGCGTTCTGACGAATTTGACGTTCACGTTCACCCCCGTGTCGTGGGGCAACCTGAAAACGCAGCTCGGAGCTGACTATAACACGAATCAGGTCCTGATCGATCGGGATCCGGGAAGTGTCCTTGGGTTCAACGCCATTGTGACGTCGTCCGGTATTCTCGATCAGGCGGCAGACGTGAGGCGAAATCTGACCTCGCAGACGACGCTCAACATCAATCCATACACCATCCGCGATCACTTCTCGTTGAGCGGATTCGTCGGCAACGCGATCTACGATCAGGACGACAACGTCGATGCGCTCACGGGGCGGGGATATCTCGACCCGAACTTCGTCTCGATCAACAACACGTCGAGTCGCTTCAGCGCCACGACGGACACGAGGCGACGCCTGATCGGGTTTTACGGACAGGGGACGCTCGATTTCAATCACTACCTGTATGTCAACGTCACCGGGCGCAACGACCTTACGTCTACGATCCCCGAGGCGCACCACTCGTTCTTCTATCCCGGCGTCAACGGAAGCTTCGTCTTCACCGACGCGTTTCCATCACTGCAGCGCTGGTTCACCTCGGGGCGCGTGCGCGCGGCGTATGCCGAAGTTGGTCGTGACGCGCCACCCTACTCCGACCATCCGTCGCTCCAGTTCGCGCCGACGTCGTACGGCGGCTACATGTATGGCTTCACCGGTCCGAATCCGAACCTCGAGCCGGAGTTCAAGAAGGAGTCCGAATTCGGCACGGAGCTCAGCTGGTTCAAGGACCGCTTGGGCGTCGACGCGACGTATTACCGCAGCCGGACGACGAACCAGATCGTTCAGAACATTCGTGAGAGCTACGGCACGGGCTTCATTCTCTTCAACCTGAATGGCGCCGTGACGGAGAATCACGGTCTCGAACTGGTTCTCCGCGGCACACCGATCCAGCAGTCGAGGTTCTCGTGGGATTTCCAGGCCAACTTCGACAAGCATCACGGCCAGACGGTCAGCCTGCCTAACGCCTTGCCGGAGTCGTACGTGTCGGACACCTGGCTCTATGGCAATGTGCGCAACGGCACCGAGCCGGGACTTTCCACCGAGTCGCTCACCGGGAATTTCTACCTGCGGAACAAGAACGGTCAGCTCATCATCGATCCGACCTCCGGTTTGCCGATTCGATCCGGTTCGTTCATCGACGCCGGCTACGACCGCACGCCGAAGTGGACGGTGGGCCTGACGAATACGTTCCATTACAAAGCGTTCACGCTCGATGCGCTGATCGACTTCCGGCGTGGTGGCGACATCTTCAATGCCACGCAGTCGTTCCTGTACAATCATGGGCTCTCGACGCTGTCCCTCGATCGCAACACGCCACGCATCATCCCGGGTGTGCTGCGCGACGGTAAGGAAAACAGCAACAATCCGACGCCGAACACCCTCGTGATCGTGCCGGCCGTGAATACGGCTTACTACTCGGGCGCGAGCGAGGAACTGTTCATCGAGCGCAACATCAACTGGATCTGGCTCCGCAACGTCACGCTCTCCTATCAGATTCCTCCGCGCTACTTCCAGAGCGCCAGCGTCTTCGTTACGGGCACGGATCTGTTCCTGCGCAGCAACTACACGGGACTCGATCCAATGACCAACGGCAACGACGCCGCTGTTGGCGGTTCGGGCGCGGTTGGTATCGACTGGGGGAATTTCCCCACGCCACGTGGATTCAACTTCGGCTTCCGCCTTGGATTCTAGCGCTCGCCAACTCGCGACGCTGACTCCCTTCGATGAGTAAATACGAATGAGAATTCGATACTTCGCAGTGCTTGCCGGCGCCCTGATCGCAGCGAGCGCGTGCAACATGGACAAGTACCTCGCCGTCAACACCAATCCGAATGCGCCGCAGACCGTCACGGCGAATCTGTACCTGCCGCCGATGGAACATTGGCTCATCACGTCACCGCAGTACGACGGGCGCTTTGTCGGCCGCTACACGCAGATGTTCATGCTACCCGGCTCCGCCACCGCCACAGTGCCCTCGAGCTGGGACCGCGAGGGCTACGATCGCCTCAGCGACAACGGCGCCGAGCAATGGCGCGACGTCTATTGGTCGCTCGGCCAGAACCTGAGCGACATGATGACCAAGTCTCAGGCTGAGCAACGCTGGGATCTCCTGGGCGTCGGGCAGGTGCTCCGGGCGTGGGGATGGCAAGTGCTGGTCGACCTGCACGGCCCGATCATCATCAAAGAAGCATTCGATCCGACGCGCTCGCTGTTCGACTACGATACGGAGCAGTATGCGTATCAGGTGATCGACAGTCTCTTGAACGAGGCGACCAAGAATCTGAGTCGCACCGACGGGGCGGTCGACCCGACGTATCTCGCGATCGGCGACAACCTATACCACGGCGACCGCACGAAATGGCTCAAGTTCGCGTACGGTCTGCGCGCGATCAGCAAGAACCACTTCTCGAACAAATCGACGTACGATCCTGCGACCGTGATCAAGTACGTGGACAGCTCGTTTACGAGCAACGCCGACGACGCGCTGTTCGCCTATCCCGACAAGGACCCGGCATTTCAGGATTTCAACTTTCTCGGCCAGAGCCGAAACAACGTCACGTCCTACCGGCAAACGAACTTTGCTCTGAATCTGATGAACGGAACCGACTTCGGTGGCGTCGTGGATCCGCGGATGACGCGGATACTCTCACCGTCACCAGATGGTCAGTATCGGGGAGCGGATCCGAACAACCCCCAGGGCGGTGCGTTCACGGCCACAACGGCGCCTAACAACTTCTTCGGGCGTGCGTCGGCGGACCGCAGTCTACCGTCTGGCCGGTACGTCTTCGATGACAACGCGAAGGTCCCGAACATGACGTACGCCGAGCTCCAGTTCGTGAAGGCGGAGGCGGCTTATCGGATGGGTGACAAGGTGAAGGCGCTCGCGGCCTACACGAACGGCATTTCGTCGCACATCGACTTCGTGAACGCGCGCGTGGCCGAGAATCGTGATACCGCCGAGCACGCGATCACGGCAGCAGAGAAAGCTGCCTTCCTCGGGAATCCAGCCATCGTACCTGCGGCGGCGAACCTGACGCTGACGCAGATCATGTCGCAGAAGTACATCGCGCTCTTTGGCTGGGGCTTCAACGAGGCCTGGATGGACATGCGCCGCTATCACTACACGGATGTCGATCCGGCGAGCGGAGTGCAGGTGTATCCCGGCTTCACGAAGCCTACGAGTCTGGATCCAGACAACAACGGAAACTTTGTGCAGCGCATCCGTCCGCGCTACAACTCGGAGTACGTCTGGAATCAATACGGGCTAGGGAATATCACCCCCGTCAGCGGACTCGTTCCGACGTATCACACGCAGCCGCTCTGGGTGACGTGTGCCGCCGACAACTGCCAACCCTTCTAATCGAGACCATGAAAGGCCTCCGCTTATTCGCGGCACTCGTCGCTGCTGTCGTCGTGGCAGCGTGCGGTGAGAAGAACGCCGCGCAGAATATCGCCGGACCGACGGCTGGTTCGGCGGTGAAGTTCTTCAACTTCGGCGTCAATGCCCCGGCGGTGAACTTCTACGCCGACACTCAGAAGATCTCCGCGATCTCTACGGGGGTCTGTAACAACGGCATCGACGGCAAGACCACCGACACGTTGTGCCTCACGACTGGAAAACCGTCCACGAATGGTACGGGCTACGGTGCCAATGGCAGCACCACCGGTCTCTATTACTCGGTTGCACCTGGCTCGTACACGCTCTCCGGGCGCATCACCGCGACGACGGACAGCGGGGTCGCCATCTCGAACACACCGGCGACACTCGAGAATGGAAAGTTCTACTCGTACTACCTGAGCGGGATCTACAACACGTCGACGAAGACCGTCGAGGGATTCGTGGTCGAGGATCCCCTGCCGACAATCGATCTGACAGCCACGTACGTGCGATTCGTGAATGCGAGCTCCAACTCCCAGCCGATGACGCTGCACCTCAAGAATTCGACTGGCGCGGATACCACAGTCGGCACGGCGGTCGCGTACAAGGGCGCCAGCGCCTTCGTGCGTGTGGACCCGGGCAGTTACGATCTCAGCACGTACGTTGGCGGTTCGAACACGGCGGTGATCACGAGGACCGGCGTAGCGTTCAACGCTGGCCACGTCTACACGGTCACCGCATACGGTGACATGACTGTGTCGACCGGTACGAACATTCCGAAGCTGGACAACACGGCGAATTGGTAGCGCTTGTCGGTGGGACTAGGGGCTAGCGCATAGGGGCTGGGGATTTTCACCCAGCCCCTATGCGCTAGCCCCTAGTCCCTCGGAGGCGTATCCCCCTGTGTCCTTTAGGATTACGGCCCGCAGAACGGCTTGACATGCTCTTCTGGTTAGTCTACGTTTCCCAGTCTCTACCGCCCACGCAGGCGGTTTTGTGTTCGTGCCGTGGCCCGGCTGGGGTGTGCGGCATTTGTCTGAATCCGAGTTCATGCCGACCATCAATCAGCTCGTCCGGCAGAGCCGTCGGGACGTTCTCAAGAAAGAGAAGTCGCCGGCGCTCAAGTCGAATCCATTCCGTCGTGGCGTGTGCACGCGCGTGTACACCACCACACCCAAGAAGCCGAACTCCGCATTGCGCAAAGTTGCGAAAGTTCGCCTGACCAACGGCTTCGAGGTCATCGCGTACATCCCCGGCGAAGGCCACAACTTGCAGGAGCACTCGATCGTGCTCGTGCGTGGCGGCCGCGTGAAGGATCT
This region of Gemmatimonadaceae bacterium genomic DNA includes:
- a CDS encoding 1-acyl-sn-glycerol-3-phosphate acyltransferase, coding for MLGPLRTYFDRLALRAVHRSGARVDRYKLARRSFVSEQLLNDPVIADAVRRHAAEQGIVEAEAWGVVHRYIDEIVPFFNIIAYYQLGYRAAGWLLDLFYKVSVEYADRARQEQLPRDAVLVYLMNHRSNADYVLVSYALAGDVAISYAVGEWARAFPLEHLFKAFGSYFVRRRYREALYHAVLERYVQLITRQGVTQGIFLEGGLTKDGKLRPPKIGLLDYVLGIARDPAYRSRLFIVPVAVNYDRVLEDRTLLRELATADGHPHTSKFKQLREVVHYLWWNSARLVTRRWKRYGRAAVTVGAPIALDEWFARESTLFDLPRAHRLARVQALCDEIMVRIGQLVPVTSVPLACAAIQSIDRDFIPRSLLLDRMTEMRAVLVELNGRVIRADRDITETWERAWRMLRMRRVLLETGDGYTLLPRNRELVRYYANSIAHLLGPYESAVRARDARPTGEFAAPDLAGPHGASKAP
- a CDS encoding SusC/RagA family TonB-linked outer membrane protein gives rise to the protein MNNRVALAALMGIFLIAAPAHAQQKTITGRVMAEGGNPLPGAQVVVKGTRTGTTTNAQGNYTIRADVGQTLQYRYIGTAPQERVVGTADVIDVQLNHVATNLDAIVVTALGQTAQVRTLGAAQQTVEGTKVAEAQRDNFVNSLEGRVAGVTVNSTSGTPGSSTRITIRGISSISSSNQPLFVLDGLPMDNSTMNTGVLGSDQPGSPSAFSNRGVDFTNRAADIDPNDIESITVLKGPEAAALYGIDAANGAIVITTKRGRAGTQSLTYSNSLRVESVRKSPDVQRVYQLSGAIVTGGFGGAGFQYFGAPYPANTQFYDNIGSFFQSGFTQTHNLAFSGGAADGRLTYRIAGGVDRNNGVVPNSTYDRINVTGASTGQVTNWLSADLSMLYSNAVNKQPMKGDDGPLVGLLEWPANDNAADFLSAAGTRRRLTLLTAGSEIDNPYYNVYKNRNNTTNNRVLTNLTFTFTPVSWGNLKTQLGADYNTNQVLIDRDPGSVLGFNAIVTSSGILDQAADVRRNLTSQTTLNINPYTIRDHFSLSGFVGNAIYDQDDNVDALTGRGYLDPNFVSINNTSSRFSATTDTRRRLIGFYGQGTLDFNHYLYVNVTGRNDLTSTIPEAHHSFFYPGVNGSFVFTDAFPSLQRWFTSGRVRAAYAEVGRDAPPYSDHPSLQFAPTSYGGYMYGFTGPNPNLEPEFKKESEFGTELSWFKDRLGVDATYYRSRTTNQIVQNIRESYGTGFILFNLNGAVTENHGLELVLRGTPIQQSRFSWDFQANFDKHHGQTVSLPNALPESYVSDTWLYGNVRNGTEPGLSTESLTGNFYLRNKNGQLIIDPTSGLPIRSGSFIDAGYDRTPKWTVGLTNTFHYKAFTLDALIDFRRGGDIFNATQSFLYNHGLSTLSLDRNTPRIIPGVLRDGKENSNNPTPNTLVIVPAVNTAYYSGASEELFIERNINWIWLRNVTLSYQIPPRYFQSASVFVTGTDLFLRSNYTGLDPMTNGNDAAVGGSGAVGIDWGNFPTPRGFNFGFRLGF
- a CDS encoding SusD/RagB family nutrient-binding outer membrane lipoprotein; the protein is MRIRYFAVLAGALIAASACNMDKYLAVNTNPNAPQTVTANLYLPPMEHWLITSPQYDGRFVGRYTQMFMLPGSATATVPSSWDREGYDRLSDNGAEQWRDVYWSLGQNLSDMMTKSQAEQRWDLLGVGQVLRAWGWQVLVDLHGPIIIKEAFDPTRSLFDYDTEQYAYQVIDSLLNEATKNLSRTDGAVDPTYLAIGDNLYHGDRTKWLKFAYGLRAISKNHFSNKSTYDPATVIKYVDSSFTSNADDALFAYPDKDPAFQDFNFLGQSRNNVTSYRQTNFALNLMNGTDFGGVVDPRMTRILSPSPDGQYRGADPNNPQGGAFTATTAPNNFFGRASADRSLPSGRYVFDDNAKVPNMTYAELQFVKAEAAYRMGDKVKALAAYTNGISSHIDFVNARVAENRDTAEHAITAAEKAAFLGNPAIVPAAANLTLTQIMSQKYIALFGWGFNEAWMDMRRYHYTDVDPASGVQVYPGFTKPTSLDPDNNGNFVQRIRPRYNSEYVWNQYGLGNITPVSGLVPTYHTQPLWVTCAADNCQPF
- a CDS encoding DUF4397 domain-containing protein codes for the protein MKGLRLFAALVAAVVVAACGEKNAAQNIAGPTAGSAVKFFNFGVNAPAVNFYADTQKISAISTGVCNNGIDGKTTDTLCLTTGKPSTNGTGYGANGSTTGLYYSVAPGSYTLSGRITATTDSGVAISNTPATLENGKFYSYYLSGIYNTSTKTVEGFVVEDPLPTIDLTATYVRFVNASSNSQPMTLHLKNSTGADTTVGTAVAYKGASAFVRVDPGSYDLSTYVGGSNTAVITRTGVAFNAGHVYTVTAYGDMTVSTGTNIPKLDNTANW
- the rpsL gene encoding 30S ribosomal protein S12; translation: MPTINQLVRQSRRDVLKKEKSPALKSNPFRRGVCTRVYTTTPKKPNSALRKVAKVRLTNGFEVIAYIPGEGHNLQEHSIVLVRGGRVKDLPGVRYHIVRGTLDAAGVQGRNKSRSKYGTKKPKAGGKK